From one Magnolia sinica isolate HGM2019 chromosome 18, MsV1, whole genome shotgun sequence genomic stretch:
- the LOC131233503 gene encoding WAT1-related protein At5g47470-like isoform X1 codes for MSGFPRTEFVEEFAIVAGLITMQVIYAAYGVFMSRLLSIGLSPLFLTIYGSLATSFILSPLAVYFEKSKWPSEFNPKLLIQFVLIAFGGVTAFQALMLMGIKETSPAIASAMPNLAPGLIFVIAWCLRLEKVDVKCKYSRAKITGTLVCLAGALSISFLQGPSISSAPAAHHGSQFLNSLSNEATEKNRIMGCMYLLAAVVAVSCTMVLQASTLAEFPAPLTLCSVTSLIGTFITGVLQFIQEGKIEIGTPLLTVGTLVGLSALGGSWSGLCIAFQAWSVRKRGPVLVSAFSPIGTVCTAILSALTLGEAITVGSIIGMLLMFGGLYFVLWAKKKEGYNFMEDESEIHDTKKPLLS; via the exons ATGTCAGGCTTCCCCAGAACTGAATTCGTGGAGGAATTTGCAATCGTGGCGGGCCTCATAACTATGCAAGTCATCTACGCTGCATATGGAGTGTTCATGAGCCGCCTTCTCTCCATTGGCCTCAGTCCTCTCTTCCTTACTATCTATGGCAGCTTGGCCACCTCCTTTATCCTATCTCCTTTGGCAGTCTACTTCGAAAA GAGTAAGTGGCCCAGTGAGTTCAATCCTAAGCTGTTGATTCAGTTTGTATTAATTGCCTTTGGAGG aGTGACAGCATTCCAAGCACTTATGTTAATGGGAATAAAGGAAACCTCTCCAGCAATTGCTTCTGCTATGCCAAACCTTGCTCCAGGTCTCATCTTTGTCATTGCTTGGTGTctaag GCTGGAAAAAGTAGACGTAAAATGCAAATACAGTAGAGCAAAGATCACGGGGACATTGGTGTGCCTTGCTGGGGCCCTATCTATTAGCTTCTTGCAAGGCCCATCAATCTCATCAGCACCCGCCGCTCATCATGGGTCCCAATTCCTAAATAGCCTCTCCAATGAGGCCACTGAGAAGAACAGGATCATGGGCTGCATGTATCTCCTAGCAGCAGTAGTGGCAGTATCATGTACAATGGTCTTGCAG GCTTCCACGTTGGCCGAATTCCCTGCACCATTAACTCTATGCTCTGTAACATCTTTGATTGGCACTTTTATAACCGGTGTTTTGCAATTCATCCAAGAAGGGAAAATAGAGATTGGTACACCTTTATTGACCGTTGGAACTCTTGTGGGCCTCTCTGCACTG GGCGGAAGTTGGAGTGGTCTATGCATTGCATTTCAAGCATGGTCAGTGAGGAAGAGAGGGCCTGTCCTGGTTTCTGCTTTCAGCCCCATTGGAACCGTTTGCACCGCCATTCTCTCTGCCCTAACCCTTGGCGAGGCCATCACCGTAGGAAG TATCATTGGAATGTTGCTAATGTTTGGTGGACTCTATTTCGTGTTGTGGGcgaaaaagaaagaagggtacAACTTCATGGAAGACGAGTCAGAAATTCATGACACCAAGAAGCCTCTTTTGAGTTAA
- the LOC131233503 gene encoding WAT1-related protein At5g47470-like isoform X2 has protein sequence MSGFPRTEFVEEFAIVAGLITMQVIYAAYGVFMSRLLSIGLSPLFLTIYGSLATSFILSPLAVYFEKSKWPSEFNPKLLIQFVLIAFGGVTAFQALMLMGIKETSPAIASAMPNLAPGLIFVIAWCLRLEKVDVKCKYSRAKITGTLVCLAGALSISFLQGPSISSAPAAHHEATEKNRIMGCMYLLAAVVAVSCTMVLQASTLAEFPAPLTLCSVTSLIGTFITGVLQFIQEGKIEIGTPLLTVGTLVGLSALGGSWSGLCIAFQAWSVRKRGPVLVSAFSPIGTVCTAILSALTLGEAITVGSIIGMLLMFGGLYFVLWAKKKEGYNFMEDESEIHDTKKPLLS, from the exons ATGTCAGGCTTCCCCAGAACTGAATTCGTGGAGGAATTTGCAATCGTGGCGGGCCTCATAACTATGCAAGTCATCTACGCTGCATATGGAGTGTTCATGAGCCGCCTTCTCTCCATTGGCCTCAGTCCTCTCTTCCTTACTATCTATGGCAGCTTGGCCACCTCCTTTATCCTATCTCCTTTGGCAGTCTACTTCGAAAA GAGTAAGTGGCCCAGTGAGTTCAATCCTAAGCTGTTGATTCAGTTTGTATTAATTGCCTTTGGAGG aGTGACAGCATTCCAAGCACTTATGTTAATGGGAATAAAGGAAACCTCTCCAGCAATTGCTTCTGCTATGCCAAACCTTGCTCCAGGTCTCATCTTTGTCATTGCTTGGTGTctaag GCTGGAAAAAGTAGACGTAAAATGCAAATACAGTAGAGCAAAGATCACGGGGACATTGGTGTGCCTTGCTGGGGCCCTATCTATTAGCTTCTTGCAAGGCCCATCAATCTCATCAGCACCCGCCGCTCATC ATGAGGCCACTGAGAAGAACAGGATCATGGGCTGCATGTATCTCCTAGCAGCAGTAGTGGCAGTATCATGTACAATGGTCTTGCAG GCTTCCACGTTGGCCGAATTCCCTGCACCATTAACTCTATGCTCTGTAACATCTTTGATTGGCACTTTTATAACCGGTGTTTTGCAATTCATCCAAGAAGGGAAAATAGAGATTGGTACACCTTTATTGACCGTTGGAACTCTTGTGGGCCTCTCTGCACTG GGCGGAAGTTGGAGTGGTCTATGCATTGCATTTCAAGCATGGTCAGTGAGGAAGAGAGGGCCTGTCCTGGTTTCTGCTTTCAGCCCCATTGGAACCGTTTGCACCGCCATTCTCTCTGCCCTAACCCTTGGCGAGGCCATCACCGTAGGAAG TATCATTGGAATGTTGCTAATGTTTGGTGGACTCTATTTCGTGTTGTGGGcgaaaaagaaagaagggtacAACTTCATGGAAGACGAGTCAGAAATTCATGACACCAAGAAGCCTCTTTTGAGTTAA
- the LOC131233503 gene encoding WAT1-related protein At5g47470-like isoform X3, producing MSGFPRTEFVEEFAIVAGLITMQVIYAAYGVFMSRLLSIGLSPLFLTIYGSLATSFILSPLAVYFEKSKWPSEFNPKLLIQFVLIAFGGVTAFQALMLMGIKETSPAIASAMPNLAPGLIFVIAWCLRLEKVDVKCKYSRAKITGTLVCLAGALSISFLQGPSISSAPAAHHGSQFLNSLSNEATEKNRIMGCMYLLAAVVAVSCTMVLQASTLAEFPAPLTLCSVTSLIGTFITGVLQFIQEGKIEIGTPLLTVGTLVGLSALGGSWSGLCIAFQAWSVRKRGPVLVSAFSPIGTVCTAILSALTLGEAITVGRIFHYLKGTYQMHGVDVQHTSWWGPHN from the exons ATGTCAGGCTTCCCCAGAACTGAATTCGTGGAGGAATTTGCAATCGTGGCGGGCCTCATAACTATGCAAGTCATCTACGCTGCATATGGAGTGTTCATGAGCCGCCTTCTCTCCATTGGCCTCAGTCCTCTCTTCCTTACTATCTATGGCAGCTTGGCCACCTCCTTTATCCTATCTCCTTTGGCAGTCTACTTCGAAAA GAGTAAGTGGCCCAGTGAGTTCAATCCTAAGCTGTTGATTCAGTTTGTATTAATTGCCTTTGGAGG aGTGACAGCATTCCAAGCACTTATGTTAATGGGAATAAAGGAAACCTCTCCAGCAATTGCTTCTGCTATGCCAAACCTTGCTCCAGGTCTCATCTTTGTCATTGCTTGGTGTctaag GCTGGAAAAAGTAGACGTAAAATGCAAATACAGTAGAGCAAAGATCACGGGGACATTGGTGTGCCTTGCTGGGGCCCTATCTATTAGCTTCTTGCAAGGCCCATCAATCTCATCAGCACCCGCCGCTCATCATGGGTCCCAATTCCTAAATAGCCTCTCCAATGAGGCCACTGAGAAGAACAGGATCATGGGCTGCATGTATCTCCTAGCAGCAGTAGTGGCAGTATCATGTACAATGGTCTTGCAG GCTTCCACGTTGGCCGAATTCCCTGCACCATTAACTCTATGCTCTGTAACATCTTTGATTGGCACTTTTATAACCGGTGTTTTGCAATTCATCCAAGAAGGGAAAATAGAGATTGGTACACCTTTATTGACCGTTGGAACTCTTGTGGGCCTCTCTGCACTG GGCGGAAGTTGGAGTGGTCTATGCATTGCATTTCAAGCATGGTCAGTGAGGAAGAGAGGGCCTGTCCTGGTTTCTGCTTTCAGCCCCATTGGAACCGTTTGCACCGCCATTCTCTCTGCCCTAACCCTTGGCGAGGCCATCACCGTAGGAAG gatattccATTATTTAAAGGgcacctatcaaatgcacggtgttgatgttcaacatacatcatggtggggcccacacaactag